From one Streptomyces sp. CA-210063 genomic stretch:
- a CDS encoding GntR family transcriptional regulator translates to MSDPAVRVDTTSQVPPYEQIRSQLAALIVTGRLAEGERLPTVRQLATDLGLAPGTVARAYRELEAAELIRTRRGAGTRVAAPPAGPTRPYNAQLATLARDFTSSARALGADTDAILTAVRDALGPDPS, encoded by the coding sequence ATGAGTGACCCCGCCGTCCGCGTCGACACCACCAGCCAGGTTCCGCCGTACGAGCAGATCCGCTCGCAGCTCGCCGCGCTGATCGTCACCGGCCGGCTGGCCGAGGGCGAGCGGCTGCCGACCGTGCGCCAGCTGGCCACGGACCTCGGTCTGGCGCCGGGCACCGTCGCCCGCGCCTACCGCGAGCTGGAGGCCGCCGAGCTGATCCGCACCCGCCGTGGCGCGGGCACCCGGGTCGCGGCGCCCCCGGCCGGCCCGACCCGCCCCTACAACGCCCAACTGGCCACACTCGCCCGGGACTTCACATCCTCGGCCCGCGCACTGGGCGCCGACACCGACGCCATCCTGACCGCCGTCCGCGACGCGCTGGGCCCGGACCCTTCCTGA
- a CDS encoding DUF7848 domain-containing protein, with protein MTLRQRDEVGLGRPPVPAPGCVTCAELVVRRDEARARYDRSAETDANVLLRHHQRREHAVGAARTRRVFRYVPYVIAQDATAEPEYEARCVSGDETECGAESGVRSDPEAVEEWQRKHMQETRHTRYRRNFADYAVMEPAGS; from the coding sequence GTGACGTTGCGTCAGCGAGATGAGGTCGGACTTGGGCGCCCACCCGTTCCGGCGCCCGGTTGTGTGACGTGCGCCGAACTGGTCGTACGACGGGACGAGGCGCGGGCCCGTTACGACCGCAGCGCGGAGACCGACGCGAACGTGCTGCTGCGTCATCATCAGCGGCGCGAACACGCCGTCGGGGCTGCCCGTACGCGTCGGGTGTTCCGGTACGTGCCGTACGTCATCGCGCAGGACGCGACGGCGGAGCCGGAGTACGAGGCGCGGTGTGTGTCCGGTGACGAGACAGAGTGCGGCGCGGAGTCGGGCGTACGGAGTGATCCGGAGGCCGTGGAGGAGTGGCAGCGCAAGCACATGCAGGAGACGCGGCACACCCGGTACCGCCGGAACTTCGCGGACTACGCGGTGATGGAGCCGGCCGGGTCGTGA
- a CDS encoding C40 family peptidase, with the protein MPQQREITGKSCLFAADSHAAKETGYGPEPEADSKLVTQVGELSTMATATISRDTMINRARTWLTANNGSPVPYSMERTWKDGYRQDCSGFVSMALGLGRPGLNTVGLADSRSGATTRLSSVSQLKKGDLLIDYRTDDGDFRHVVIFEKWANASHNAYWGYEQRNRYGTTHRQLSYRIGSDNYDPFRPVNLGDGGGGGQLPSPGVSWPILQSGSRGADVRSAQQLLAAQGYTVGTDGIFGPNTRSAVIQFQKSRSLSADGIIGPNTWRALLGTR; encoded by the coding sequence GTGCCACAACAACGGGAAATCACGGGGAAATCATGTCTTTTCGCAGCCGACTCTCACGCCGCGAAGGAGACCGGCTACGGGCCCGAGCCCGAGGCCGACAGCAAGCTCGTCACCCAGGTCGGCGAGCTGTCGACCATGGCCACGGCCACCATCTCGCGCGACACGATGATCAACCGGGCCCGTACCTGGCTCACGGCCAACAACGGAAGCCCGGTCCCCTACAGCATGGAACGCACCTGGAAGGACGGCTACCGCCAGGACTGCTCCGGCTTCGTCTCCATGGCGCTCGGACTGGGGAGGCCCGGCCTGAACACCGTCGGGCTGGCCGACTCGCGAAGCGGCGCCACCACGCGGCTCAGCAGCGTGAGTCAGCTCAAGAAGGGTGACCTGCTGATCGACTACCGCACCGATGACGGCGATTTCCGTCACGTAGTGATCTTCGAGAAGTGGGCCAACGCGTCGCACAACGCCTACTGGGGGTACGAACAGCGCAACAGGTACGGCACGACCCACCGGCAGCTCAGCTACCGGATCGGCAGTGACAACTACGACCCCTTCCGCCCGGTCAACCTGGGTGACGGCGGTGGCGGCGGGCAGCTCCCGTCCCCGGGTGTCTCCTGGCCGATCCTCCAGAGCGGTTCCAGGGGTGCGGACGTGCGGTCCGCCCAGCAGCTGCTGGCCGCGCAGGGCTACACGGTCGGGACCGACGGCATCTTCGGCCCGAACACCCGCTCCGCGGTGATCCAGTTCCAGAAGTCCCGGTCCCTGTCCGCCGACGGCATCATCGGCCCGAACACCTGGCGCGCCCTGCTCGGCACCCGCTGA
- a CDS encoding CU044_5270 family protein gives MNDIPSPHDRDLPPGRHQALREHLMREIETGDGAEAAHGTRPPVRPARRLWRRPAFVAPAVAATLTAAVVVGATFTQNAAAPPRPGVDTATGRRGVAPSDESAAKLLERIAEAAGRRTLPAIRDDQFVYTEREDYHWKVDPERSRTTCASTDEGHFFGVRETWWSVDGQHVGLSREHKDNGKVVERSVAKQLRAKNNVNFYREAEDELPTDAGEMYRYLYGLKSAEQPSGEKTADRDAFEKASALLTGQLLPPKVEVALYLALARIPGLTVYEGTEDAVGRTGVSIGMDGTFPRDFGQDRTRHELLFDGRTLAFLAQNAVNLDTPDDDCEVLEAGDLVSSVAILERGVVDRTGQLP, from the coding sequence GTGAACGACATCCCGTCCCCCCACGACAGGGACCTTCCGCCGGGCCGTCACCAAGCCCTGAGGGAGCACCTGATGCGTGAGATCGAGACCGGTGACGGTGCCGAGGCCGCCCACGGCACCCGTCCGCCGGTACGGCCCGCGCGGCGTCTCTGGCGCCGTCCCGCCTTCGTCGCCCCCGCCGTGGCCGCCACCCTGACCGCCGCCGTGGTCGTCGGCGCCACGTTCACCCAGAACGCCGCCGCGCCGCCGCGCCCCGGCGTGGACACCGCGACCGGGCGGCGCGGGGTGGCACCGAGCGACGAGAGCGCGGCCAAGCTCCTCGAGCGGATCGCGGAGGCCGCCGGCCGGCGGACGCTGCCCGCGATCAGGGACGACCAGTTCGTCTACACCGAGCGGGAGGACTACCACTGGAAGGTGGACCCCGAGAGGTCGAGGACCACCTGCGCGTCGACCGACGAAGGGCACTTCTTCGGCGTACGCGAGACCTGGTGGTCCGTCGACGGACAGCACGTCGGGCTGTCGCGGGAGCACAAGGACAACGGCAAGGTGGTGGAGCGGTCCGTCGCCAAGCAGCTGCGCGCGAAGAACAACGTCAACTTCTACCGGGAGGCGGAGGACGAACTGCCCACCGACGCCGGGGAGATGTACCGCTACCTGTACGGGCTGAAGTCCGCCGAGCAGCCGTCCGGCGAGAAGACCGCCGACCGGGACGCTTTCGAGAAGGCCTCCGCACTCCTCACGGGTCAGCTCCTGCCGCCGAAGGTCGAAGTCGCGCTCTATCTGGCCCTCGCGCGAATCCCCGGACTCACCGTGTACGAGGGCACCGAGGACGCGGTGGGCCGCACAGGGGTCTCCATCGGCATGGACGGGACATTCCCCCGTGACTTCGGCCAGGACCGCACGCGCCACGAACTGCTCTTCGACGGGCGGACGTTGGCCTTCCTGGCCCAGAACGCGGTCAACCTCGACACCCCGGACGACGACTGCGAGGTCCTCGAGGCCGGGGACCTCGTCTCCTCCGTCGCCATCCTCGAACGGGGGGTGGTCGACCGGACGGGACAACTGCCGTAG
- a CDS encoding helix-turn-helix domain-containing protein, which produces MSRRNSEGASGASSAALFGEVLRHYREAALLTQGSLAREIPCDRSQVAKIEAGTRVPSEQFAKRADEVLDTGGVLTRMWVKIDWYPDVQHPDWFERRVEMDAVAVGLREYQEQVIPGLLQTPAYAHALFSQVSTGDEVDERVRARMSRQPRFLADGGPLYVAVLDESCLRNAVGNPEVMRDQCAHLLSVGQRPNIRIQVVPADLYGLVRPKVSMSLIDLPGERWVYSESQHSGHFNNDPAAYTRDSQTYDVLRADIPSARESAALISDVMEGYERHGQVRAERDDLGQEQLQRQRRRQLHRSSPRFPRTRPGPRQQEP; this is translated from the coding sequence GTGTCCAGGCGGAACTCGGAAGGGGCTAGCGGAGCCAGTAGCGCGGCGTTGTTCGGAGAGGTGCTGCGGCACTACCGCGAGGCGGCGCTGTTGACGCAGGGGTCGCTGGCGAGGGAGATCCCGTGCGACCGGTCGCAGGTGGCGAAGATCGAGGCGGGCACGAGGGTCCCGAGCGAGCAGTTCGCGAAGCGGGCCGATGAAGTGCTGGATACGGGTGGGGTGTTGACCCGGATGTGGGTCAAGATCGACTGGTATCCGGACGTCCAGCATCCCGACTGGTTCGAACGCAGGGTCGAGATGGACGCGGTAGCCGTTGGGCTGAGGGAGTACCAAGAGCAGGTCATCCCGGGCCTGTTGCAGACACCGGCCTACGCGCACGCGCTGTTCTCCCAGGTCTCGACTGGTGACGAGGTGGACGAACGCGTCCGAGCCAGGATGAGCCGCCAGCCGCGTTTCCTGGCCGACGGCGGTCCGCTGTATGTCGCGGTCCTGGACGAGAGCTGCCTGCGCAACGCGGTCGGGAACCCGGAGGTCATGCGTGACCAGTGCGCGCATCTGCTCAGCGTCGGACAACGGCCCAACATCCGCATCCAGGTGGTCCCGGCTGATCTCTATGGACTCGTCCGCCCCAAGGTCTCCATGTCGCTGATCGACCTGCCCGGCGAGCGGTGGGTCTACTCGGAATCGCAGCACAGCGGCCACTTCAACAACGATCCGGCGGCCTACACCCGCGACAGCCAGACCTATGATGTGCTCAGGGCCGACATCCCGTCAGCCCGCGAGTCCGCCGCCCTGATCAGCGACGTGATGGAGGGGTACGAGCGTCATGGACAGGTACGAGCTGAGCGCGACGATCTGGGTCAAGAGCAGCTACAGCGGCAACGACGGCGGCAACTGCATCGAAGTAGCCCCCGGTTTCCCCGGACTCGTCCCGGTCCGCGACAGCAAGAACCCTGA
- a CDS encoding alpha/beta hydrolase has product MKSRDAENDANNDAGGALRAVTAALVSLVALWGLLGPAAPAAYAASAPPRLADGFGLTVVRQPQWADDDERTFFFSLRSEQVPVYAAMEGQIPDEHVVMVTLPAGYGDDATRYPVLYNLHGAGDLPNAMRNKVIPERATEGVPLITVTPNGGGKGWYTNWLNPGELGPQNWRSFHLDELIPFVDANLRTVATREGRSIAGHSMGGLGAFHYAETRPELFSYVGSFSGTLDLHDSALRAAVVGSGVIAAYGTPLNGPDAVFGPPVWPLDGGWNAASAAQNVAPLRGMGVAMYAGNGGDLTVDPALSLAEKVDRQSAVTTAAHLRAAGIPYRFADYGDGTGWGEGCNGKHNQDPCLQADMDDFVKLIAKRPVTSR; this is encoded by the coding sequence TTGAAGAGTCGCGACGCCGAGAACGACGCCAACAACGACGCCGGAGGCGCGTTACGCGCCGTCACCGCCGCGCTCGTCAGCCTCGTCGCCCTGTGGGGGCTGCTGGGGCCGGCCGCGCCCGCCGCGTACGCCGCGAGCGCGCCACCGCGCCTCGCGGACGGCTTCGGTCTCACCGTGGTACGCCAGCCGCAGTGGGCGGACGACGACGAGCGCACGTTCTTCTTCAGCCTGAGGTCCGAACAGGTCCCGGTCTACGCCGCGATGGAGGGCCAGATCCCGGACGAGCACGTCGTCATGGTCACGCTCCCGGCCGGCTACGGCGACGACGCCACCCGCTACCCCGTGCTGTACAACCTGCACGGCGCCGGCGACCTGCCGAACGCCATGCGGAACAAGGTCATCCCCGAGCGGGCGACCGAGGGCGTGCCGCTGATCACGGTGACACCGAACGGCGGCGGCAAGGGCTGGTACACGAACTGGCTGAACCCCGGCGAGCTCGGCCCCCAGAACTGGCGGTCCTTCCACCTCGACGAACTGATCCCGTTCGTCGACGCCAATCTGAGGACCGTGGCGACCAGAGAGGGCCGGTCGATCGCCGGCCACTCGATGGGCGGCCTCGGCGCGTTCCACTACGCCGAGACCCGGCCGGAGCTGTTCAGCTACGTCGGCAGCTTCTCCGGCACCCTCGACCTCCACGACTCGGCCCTGCGCGCCGCCGTCGTCGGCAGTGGGGTGATCGCGGCGTACGGTACGCCGCTCAACGGGCCCGACGCGGTCTTCGGACCCCCCGTGTGGCCGCTCGACGGCGGCTGGAACGCGGCGAGCGCCGCGCAGAACGTCGCACCGCTGCGCGGCATGGGCGTCGCGATGTACGCCGGGAACGGTGGTGACCTGACGGTCGACCCGGCCCTGTCCCTGGCGGAGAAGGTCGACCGGCAGTCGGCCGTGACGACCGCGGCCCACCTACGGGCGGCGGGCATCCCGTACCGCTTCGCCGACTACGGCGACGGCACCGGGTGGGGCGAGGGCTGCAACGGCAAGCACAACCAGGATCCGTGCCTCCAGGCGGACATGGACGACTTCGTGAAGCTGATCGCGAAGCGGCCGGTCACGAGTCGATGA
- a CDS encoding isopenicillin N synthase family dioxygenase, with the protein MTTPATPATPGALGAPGGPRIPTIDLRPWRDGDPEARAAIARTVDEALQTAGFLLVTGHGVEPALRTRVREAARTFFRLPVEAKQAYEVKVGGRGWLGPGAEANGYAEGTETPPDLKESLTFATHEPFDDPAVNAEWYQPNVWPTEVPELRALCEEYLARMGELEHLLLSLLGEALGLEPDFFSRHMSHPTYGFNINWYPGTEVIGDPAPGQFRIGPHTDFGTVTILDRQAGKGGLQVYTDEGGWEDAPYDPDAFTINIGDLMARWTGDRWRSGRHRVLPPPADEPAEELMSLVYFGECTPGTVVESVPAPVGRVAYPPVDSHVYLRAQLDSITVD; encoded by the coding sequence ATGACGACACCCGCGACCCCCGCCACCCCCGGCGCCCTCGGTGCCCCCGGCGGCCCCCGCATCCCCACCATCGACCTGCGCCCCTGGCGCGACGGCGACCCCGAGGCCCGCGCCGCCATCGCCCGTACCGTCGACGAGGCCCTCCAGACCGCCGGCTTCCTCCTCGTCACCGGCCACGGTGTCGAACCGGCCCTCCGCACCCGCGTCCGGGAGGCCGCGCGCACCTTCTTCAGGCTGCCCGTCGAGGCCAAGCAGGCGTACGAGGTGAAGGTCGGCGGGCGCGGATGGCTCGGGCCGGGGGCCGAGGCGAACGGGTATGCGGAGGGTACGGAGACACCGCCGGACCTCAAGGAGTCGCTGACGTTCGCGACGCACGAGCCCTTCGACGACCCGGCCGTGAACGCGGAGTGGTACCAACCAAACGTTTGGCCGACCGAGGTCCCGGAGCTGCGGGCGCTCTGCGAGGAGTACCTGGCGCGGATGGGCGAGCTGGAGCACCTGCTCCTCTCCCTCCTCGGCGAGGCCCTCGGCCTCGAACCGGACTTCTTCTCCCGGCACATGAGCCACCCCACCTACGGCTTCAACATCAACTGGTATCCGGGTACGGAGGTCATCGGCGACCCGGCGCCGGGTCAGTTCCGCATCGGCCCGCACACCGACTTCGGCACGGTCACGATCCTGGACCGGCAGGCCGGCAAGGGCGGGCTCCAGGTGTACACGGACGAGGGCGGCTGGGAGGACGCCCCCTACGACCCCGACGCCTTCACCATCAACATCGGTGACCTGATGGCCCGTTGGACCGGGGACCGCTGGCGCTCCGGCCGCCACCGCGTGCTGCCGCCCCCGGCCGACGAGCCCGCCGAGGAGCTGATGTCGCTGGTCTACTTCGGCGAGTGCACCCCGGGCACGGTCGTCGAGTCCGTCCCCGCGCCGGTCGGCCGGGTGGCGTACCCGCCGGTGGACTCCCACGTGTACCTGCGGGCGCAGCTGGACTCGATCACCGTCGACTGA
- the resB gene encoding cytochrome c biogenesis protein ResB, which produces MTTTDSGNRENTAGRGSAATDDTDLGAAGSQLSTAPKEDAPNLPSLGVIGWARWFWRQLTSMRVALLLLFMLSLAAIPGSLIPQSGQDATRVADFMKRYDTLGPIYEKLGLFHVYSSVWFSAIYILLFVSLIGCIVPRTWQFVGQLRGRPPGAPKRLTRLPAYATWRTEAAPEQVREAALKALKKRRFRAHLAGDAVAAEKGYLREAGNLAFHIALIVMLIAFAWGQLYRSEGNKLIVEGDGFANTLTQYDDFKSGNLFTAEDLNPFSFDLKNFRGTYETSGPNKGTPRIYEASVDYAVGADGEEKSTKVEVNKPLEIDDSKVYLVSHGYAPVITIKDGRGEVVFNDAVPLLPLDANVTSTGAIKVMDGYRDAQGKWEQLGIQAFFLPTYGGANTAVVSQFPALLNPRLNLTPYHGDLRVNGGIPQSVYQLDKSKLKGFKDSEGKQMRANLKIGDSVTLPNGAGTITFDGVKEWAGFQVTQQPGSGWALAGAIAAIGGLAGSLFIQRRRVWVRATVGSDGVTVVEMAGLGRSESAKVPEELGDLAAAVHAEAPTVAEPEPEPEPDPKNPAPTPTTDPQVVPAERPEK; this is translated from the coding sequence ATGACGACGACCGACTCCGGCAACCGCGAGAACACGGCCGGGCGCGGAAGCGCCGCCACCGATGACACCGATCTCGGTGCCGCCGGTTCGCAGCTCTCCACGGCGCCGAAGGAGGACGCGCCGAATCTGCCCTCGCTCGGGGTGATCGGCTGGGCCCGCTGGTTCTGGCGGCAGCTGACGTCCATGCGGGTCGCGCTGCTGCTGCTCTTCATGCTGTCGCTCGCGGCGATCCCCGGCTCGCTGATCCCGCAGTCGGGGCAGGACGCGACGCGGGTCGCCGACTTCATGAAGCGGTACGACACCCTCGGGCCGATCTACGAGAAGCTCGGGCTGTTCCACGTCTACAGCTCGGTGTGGTTCTCGGCGATCTACATCCTTCTCTTCGTCTCGCTCATCGGCTGCATCGTGCCCCGCACCTGGCAGTTCGTCGGGCAGCTGCGCGGCCGGCCGCCGGGGGCACCCAAGCGGCTGACCCGGCTGCCCGCGTACGCGACGTGGCGCACGGAGGCCGCGCCCGAGCAGGTGCGCGAGGCCGCGCTGAAGGCGCTGAAGAAGCGCCGGTTCCGCGCGCACCTCGCCGGGGACGCGGTCGCCGCCGAGAAGGGCTATCTGCGGGAGGCGGGCAACCTCGCCTTCCACATCGCGCTGATCGTGATGCTCATCGCCTTCGCCTGGGGCCAGCTCTACCGGTCCGAGGGCAACAAGCTGATCGTCGAGGGCGACGGTTTCGCCAACACCCTCACGCAGTACGACGACTTCAAGTCCGGGAACCTCTTCACCGCCGAGGACCTCAACCCGTTCAGCTTCGACCTCAAGAACTTCCGGGGCACGTACGAGACCAGCGGACCGAACAAGGGCACCCCGCGGATCTACGAGGCCTCCGTCGACTACGCCGTCGGCGCCGACGGCGAGGAGAAGTCGACCAAGGTCGAGGTCAACAAGCCGCTGGAGATCGACGACTCGAAGGTCTATCTCGTCAGCCACGGGTACGCCCCCGTCATCACCATCAAGGACGGCAGGGGCGAGGTCGTCTTCAACGACGCCGTGCCGCTGCTGCCGTTGGACGCCAATGTCACCTCCACCGGTGCGATCAAGGTCATGGACGGGTACCGCGACGCCCAGGGCAAGTGGGAGCAGCTCGGTATCCAGGCCTTCTTCCTTCCGACGTACGGCGGTGCGAACACCGCTGTGGTCTCGCAGTTCCCCGCGCTGCTGAACCCCCGGCTGAACCTGACGCCCTACCACGGTGATCTCCGGGTCAACGGGGGGATCCCGCAGAGCGTGTACCAGCTCGACAAGTCGAAGCTGAAGGGGTTCAAGGACTCCGAGGGCAAGCAGATGCGGGCGAACCTGAAGATCGGCGACTCCGTGACGCTGCCGAACGGTGCGGGCACGATCACCTTCGACGGGGTCAAGGAGTGGGCCGGGTTCCAGGTCACGCAGCAGCCGGGCAGTGGGTGGGCCCTCGCCGGGGCGATCGCCGCGATCGGTGGGCTTGCCGGGTCGCTGTTCATCCAGCGGCGCCGGGTGTGGGTGCGGGCGACGGTCGGCTCCGACGGGGTCACTGTCGTGGAGATGGCGGGGCTGGGGCGCAGTGAGTCGGCGAAGGTGCCGGAGGAACTGGGCGACTTGGCTGCCGCCGTGCACGCCGAGGCCCCGACTGTTGCTGAGCCAGAGCCAGAGCCAGAGCCCGACCCCAAGAACCCCGCCCCTACCCCCACCACCGACCCCCAAGTCGTACCTGCCGAAAGGCCTGAGAAGTGA
- a CDS encoding RNA polymerase sigma factor: METNDGDTGDRREVRARIRDGDAGAFGEVFDAYARSVYNHAFRLTGDWSTAEDIVSLTFLEAWRLRGRLDAEGGSPRPWLLGIATNVARNTRRAGRRHAAAVARLPRPESVRDFADEVAGHLDDQAYLRAVRTAVDGLRRPEREVLALCAWGGLDYAAAAEALGIPVGTVRSRLSRARAKLAARLGDREPDGGRGQTKGGHTPVAGPIQEGKQ, from the coding sequence GTGGAGACGAATGACGGGGACACGGGGGACCGGCGTGAGGTGCGCGCGCGGATCAGAGACGGGGACGCGGGCGCCTTCGGGGAGGTCTTCGACGCGTACGCGCGGTCCGTCTACAACCATGCCTTCCGGCTGACGGGGGACTGGTCGACGGCCGAGGACATCGTGTCGCTGACCTTCCTGGAGGCGTGGCGGCTGCGCGGGCGGCTGGACGCGGAGGGCGGTTCGCCGCGCCCGTGGCTGCTCGGCATCGCGACCAACGTGGCCCGCAACACCCGCCGCGCCGGCCGGCGGCACGCCGCCGCCGTCGCGCGGCTGCCGAGGCCCGAGTCCGTGCGGGACTTCGCCGACGAGGTCGCCGGGCACCTCGACGACCAGGCCTATCTGCGGGCCGTCCGCACGGCGGTGGACGGGCTGCGCCGTCCCGAGCGCGAGGTGCTCGCCCTGTGCGCGTGGGGCGGCCTCGACTACGCGGCCGCCGCCGAGGCGCTCGGCATCCCCGTCGGCACCGTACGCTCCCGCCTCTCCCGGGCCCGCGCGAAGCTGGCCGCGCGGTTGGGCGACCGGGAACCCGACGGCGGCCGCGGACAGACAAAGGGCGGCCACACCCCCGTGGCCGGGCCCATCCAGGAGGGGAAGCAGTGA
- a CDS encoding nucleoside deaminase codes for MDQAQARGWLATAVEEARAGLAEGGIPIGAALYGPDGALLGRGHNRRVQDGDPSMHAETAAFRAAGRQRTYRGTTMVTTLSPCWYCSGLVRQFGISRVVVGEAVTFHGGHDWLAEHGVEIVVLDDPECVSLMRDFIKHHPALWNEDIGE; via the coding sequence ATGGATCAGGCACAAGCTCGCGGATGGCTCGCCACCGCCGTCGAGGAGGCCCGGGCCGGGCTGGCCGAGGGCGGCATCCCCATCGGCGCCGCGCTCTACGGCCCCGACGGCGCCCTCCTCGGGCGTGGCCACAACCGCCGTGTGCAGGACGGCGACCCGTCCATGCACGCCGAGACGGCCGCGTTCCGTGCGGCGGGGCGGCAGCGGACGTATCGCGGTACGACGATGGTGACGACGCTGTCGCCGTGCTGGTACTGCTCTGGTCTGGTACGGCAGTTCGGCATCTCCCGGGTGGTGGTCGGGGAGGCCGTCACCTTCCACGGCGGGCACGACTGGCTCGCCGAACACGGCGTGGAGATCGTCGTACTGGACGACCCGGAGTGCGTGTCCCTGATGCGCGACTTCATCAAGCACCACCCCGCTCTATGGAACGAGGACATCGGTGAGTGA
- a CDS encoding gas vesicle protein K, which translates to MVTPPPLPDGPPADRLREVSEAANRAFSLLPARPDDVAPPPAGRGGAVARRLRTDPDTVERDLVRLVLTIVELLRQLMERQALHRVDQGNLTEEQEERLGMTLMVLHDRMTELCDHYGLTLDDLNLDLGPLGTLLPP; encoded by the coding sequence ATGGTGACACCGCCGCCCCTGCCTGACGGCCCGCCCGCCGACCGGCTCCGCGAGGTGTCCGAGGCCGCGAACCGCGCGTTCTCGCTGCTGCCGGCACGGCCCGACGACGTCGCCCCGCCGCCCGCCGGCCGGGGCGGAGCCGTGGCGCGCCGGCTGCGCACCGACCCCGACACGGTGGAGCGGGATCTCGTCCGCCTCGTCCTCACCATCGTCGAACTCCTCCGCCAGTTGATGGAACGCCAGGCCCTCCACCGCGTCGACCAGGGCAACCTCACCGAGGAACAGGAAGAACGCCTCGGCATGACCCTGATGGTCCTCCACGACCGGATGACCGAGCTCTGCGACCACTACGGTCTCACCCTGGACGACCTCAACCTCGACCTCGGCCCCTTGGGCACCCTCCTCCCGCCCTGA
- the ccsB gene encoding c-type cytochrome biogenesis protein CcsB, whose translation MTLAAATNENLANVSNTLIYSAMAVYTLAFFAYIAEWLFGSRSKVGRTAAALTAETKGAEKADGPSVTVKTAGGTTVLERPKVVVRAAVGARDVPDGPGAHGGDEQGDLYGRIAVSLTVVAFLVEFGGVLARALSVQRAPWGNMYEFNITFSTVAVGVYLALLALKKNVRWLGLPLITTVLLDLGLAVTVLYTASDQLVPALHSYWLYIHVSTAIFCGAVFYVGAVGTIMYLFKDSYESKLASGGRPGRFATSVLERLPSSASLDKFSYRVNAAVFPLWTFTIIAGAIWAGDAWGRYWGWDPKETWSFITWVFYAAYLHARATAGWKGRKAAYIALAAFVCWLWNYYGVNILVSGKHSYADVSLAVLQSVGV comes from the coding sequence GTGACTCTCGCCGCCGCCACAAACGAGAACCTCGCGAATGTCAGCAATACGCTGATCTACTCCGCGATGGCCGTGTACACCCTGGCCTTCTTCGCGTACATCGCTGAATGGCTGTTCGGCAGCCGGAGCAAGGTGGGCCGTACGGCGGCCGCGCTGACCGCCGAGACGAAGGGGGCCGAGAAGGCGGACGGGCCCTCCGTGACCGTGAAGACGGCCGGTGGGACCACCGTGCTGGAGCGGCCGAAGGTGGTTGTGCGGGCCGCCGTCGGTGCGCGGGACGTGCCGGACGGGCCCGGCGCCCATGGCGGGGACGAGCAGGGCGACCTCTACGGCCGTATCGCCGTGTCCCTCACCGTGGTCGCCTTCCTCGTCGAGTTCGGCGGGGTGCTCGCGCGGGCGCTGTCGGTGCAGCGGGCGCCGTGGGGCAACATGTACGAGTTCAACATCACCTTCTCCACCGTGGCCGTCGGCGTGTACCTCGCGCTGCTCGCGCTGAAGAAGAACGTGCGCTGGCTCGGGCTCCCCCTCATCACGACGGTCCTCCTCGATCTCGGTCTAGCCGTCACTGTCTTGTACACCGCCAGCGACCAGTTGGTTCCCGCCCTCCACTCGTACTGGCTGTACATCCACGTCTCCACCGCGATCTTCTGCGGCGCGGTCTTCTACGTGGGCGCGGTCGGCACGATCATGTACCTGTTCAAGGACTCGTACGAGAGCAAGCTCGCGAGCGGCGGCAGGCCCGGCCGGTTCGCCACTTCTGTCCTGGAGCGGCTGCCCTCCTCGGCCTCCCTCGACAAGTTCTCGTACCGCGTGAACGCCGCCGTCTTCCCGCTGTGGACGTTCACGATCATCGCGGGCGCCATCTGGGCGGGCGACGCGTGGGGCCGCTACTGGGGCTGGGACCCCAAGGAGACCTGGTCGTTCATCACGTGGGTCTTCTACGCCGCCTACCTGCACGCCCGTGCCACGGCCGGCTGGAAGGGCCGCAAGGCCGCGTACATCGCGCTCGCCGCGTTCGTGTGCTGGCTGTGGAACTACTACGGCGTGAACATCCTCGTCTCCGGCAAGCACTCCTACGCGGATGTGAGTCTGGCCGTGCTGCAGTCCGTCGGAGTCTGA
- a CDS encoding DUF397 domain-containing protein: MEVAPGFPGLVPVRDSKNPEGPVLLINRSAWQRFIEELGRRL; encoded by the coding sequence ATCGAAGTAGCCCCCGGTTTCCCCGGACTCGTCCCGGTCCGCGACAGCAAGAACCCTGAAGGCCCCGTACTGCTCATCAACCGTTCCGCCTGGCAGCGCTTCATCGAAGAGCTAGGTCGCCGCCTTTAG